A stretch of Castanea sativa cultivar Marrone di Chiusa Pesio chromosome 2, ASM4071231v1 DNA encodes these proteins:
- the LOC142624899 gene encoding LEAF RUST 10 DISEASE-RESISTANCE LOCUS RECEPTOR-LIKE PROTEIN KINASE-like 2.8, producing the protein MASMVHYLPSLFFINLLFTYINATCPSFDCGNGVTIGYPFWHQNQMFQHYCGYPGFNLSCNNKNPTTLHLSNTFYSIKAINYSDHTLTLNYLEVKDTNCPRIPHDLNLSTYSLLNYTLGNTMLRFFYNCTLYPPSHPPITCLDYGTKRSFVFMVGAEPEFDWNAYCESIVTVPVIAKEVDGVLARGLIGQALRDGFKLTWKSDGACESCEASGGFCGVSSGQHQNFSCICKDGQDSTKCRVNGGVMIRFEPNFVAIGAVIFGGLIIVAATLFYFINKKKVAVYKPVFDRIPSSGK; encoded by the exons ATGGCTTCTATGGTACACTatcttccttctcttttcttcatCAACCTCCTCTTCACCTACATCAATGCTACTTGTCCATCTTTTGACTGTGGCAATGGTGTCACCATTGGCTACCCATTCTGGCACCAAAACCAAATGTTTCAACATTATTGTGGATACCCTGGCTTTAACCTCTCATGCAATAATAAAAACCCAACAACCCTCCATCTCTCTAACACCTTCTACAGTATTAAAGCAATCAACTACTCTGATCACACCCTCACCCTCAACTACCTCGAAGTTAAAGACACAAATTGTCCAAGAATACCTCATGATCTTAACCTAAGCACCTATTCTTTGTTGAACTATACTTTAGGCAACACTATGTTACGTTTCTTTTATAACTGCACGTTATACCCACCTTCACATCCTCCTATAACGTGTCTTGACTATGGTACTAAGCGCTCATTCGTGTTCATGGTGGGAGCAGAACCAGAGTTTGATTGGAATGCATATTGCGAGTCCATTGTCACTGTCCCAGTTATTGCAAAGGAGGTAGATGGAGTTTTGGCTAGAGGGTTGATTGGCCAAGCCCTACGAGATGGGTTTAAGCTGACATGGAAATCAGATGGTGCATGTGAGTCATGTGAAGCCAGCGGTGGATTCTGTGGAGTTAGCAGCGGTCAACATCAAAATTTCTCTTGCATTTGCAAGGATGGACAAGATTCAACTAAATGTCGTGTCAACG GTGGTGTTATGATCAGGTTTGAACCGAATTTTGTTGCAATTG GTGCTGTGATTTTTGGCGGTCTCATTATTGTTGCGGCAACACTATTCTACTTCatcaataaaaagaaagtaGCAGTGTACAAACCAGTTTTTGATCGAATACCAAGCAGTGGAAAATAA